Within Synergistota bacterium, the genomic segment ATACAACCTATCTCTTGGGGCTATGAAGAGAACCGGCATAAGCTCATCTATCAGCGCTATAGGCCCATGCTTCATCTCACCAGCAGCATAAGCTTCCGCATGTATATACGATATCTCCTTAAGTTTCAACGCTCCTTCCATCGCAATTGGATAGTTTATGCCCCTCGCGAGATAGAGAAAATTATCATAGTGATAATACCTTTGAGCAAGCTCCTTAATCTGTGGGGAAAGTGCAAGACAAGCCTCAACA encodes:
- a CDS encoding SIS domain-containing protein; this translates as VEACLALSPQIKELAQRYYHYDNFLYLARGINYPIAMEGALKLKEISYIHAEAYAAGEMKHGPIALIDELMPVLFIAPRDRLYSKVISNIQETKARNAKVIAVATEGDGEIRYHAGDVIYIPEVLDEFYPLISVIPLQLFAYYAADILGREIDQPRNLAKSVTVE